In Limisalsivibrio acetivorans, one genomic interval encodes:
- a CDS encoding P-II family nitrogen regulator: MKKIEAIIKPFKLDDVKEKLTEVGIRGITISEVKGFGRQKGHTELYRGAEYVIDFIPKIKIEVVLPDEMVSQAVDIIMETAKTGRIGDGKIFIMPIDEIIRIRTGETGEEAL, from the coding sequence TTGAAAAAAATCGAAGCAATCATCAAACCGTTCAAACTGGACGATGTTAAGGAAAAGCTTACCGAAGTCGGAATCCGGGGTATTACTATCTCCGAGGTTAAGGGTTTCGGACGGCAGAAAGGACACACAGAGCTCTACCGTGGAGCAGAGTACGTTATTGACTTCATACCCAAAATAAAGATCGAAGTCGTACTCCCCGATGAAATGGTGAGCCAGGCTGTGGATATTATTATGGAAACCGCAAAAACAGGCAGGATCGGCGACGGTAAAATATTCATAATGCCCATCGATGAGATTATCAGAATCAGAACAGGAGAAACGGGTGAAGAGGCTCTGTAA
- a CDS encoding MlaD family protein, producing MLTALLLITVLLVTFFIKKRIFVPKIEVYIMSESGEGVSKSMPIKYAGFNISKVYDVELRDDGMVVLHTRIPKKYTKWIKKDSEAKLTSQNVIGSNYIVFTGGSGKYGDIEEGETFHLIREGGFQEIAEQAKPVIEDLKKIVANIASITETVEKQNQNLEKFFGGLGDVGDDLHNKTGSVGYLVRSDYLKNEVTAVMNRVEDLQENIHEISLKLDKTVSDANSTVSNVNSKVSRTDETITLLNNAVESFRKGVEAIHAAVESAQPAINNTNEVTGDIAESTDNLTAIRAEADEILRSTNIMLNNLQQRWPFDDGSKPETDKKLRLP from the coding sequence GTGCTTACGGCGTTGCTGCTTATAACAGTACTGCTTGTCACCTTCTTTATTAAGAAGCGCATCTTCGTGCCTAAGATAGAAGTGTATATAATGTCCGAATCGGGTGAAGGGGTCTCCAAGAGCATGCCCATCAAGTACGCCGGCTTTAATATATCAAAGGTATATGATGTTGAACTGCGGGATGACGGCATGGTTGTTCTGCACACCCGCATACCCAAGAAATACACCAAATGGATCAAGAAGGACTCCGAAGCAAAACTGACAAGCCAGAACGTTATCGGAAGCAACTACATTGTCTTCACAGGCGGCTCCGGCAAATATGGAGATATCGAAGAGGGGGAAACCTTCCACCTCATACGTGAAGGGGGCTTTCAGGAGATAGCGGAGCAGGCAAAGCCCGTTATTGAAGACCTTAAGAAGATCGTTGCCAATATCGCCAGCATCACCGAAACTGTAGAGAAACAGAACCAAAACCTCGAAAAATTCTTCGGCGGCCTCGGGGATGTAGGGGATGATCTCCACAATAAAACCGGCTCCGTAGGCTACCTTGTGCGAAGCGACTACCTCAAGAACGAGGTTACCGCAGTCATGAACCGTGTGGAGGATCTCCAGGAGAACATCCACGAGATATCACTTAAGCTCGATAAAACTGTTAGCGATGCAAACTCCACCGTAAGCAACGTGAACAGCAAGGTAAGCCGTACAGATGAAACCATAACACTGCTGAACAACGCTGTGGAATCGTTCCGTAAAGGTGTGGAGGCTATCCACGCCGCTGTGGAGAGTGCCCAGCCTGCCATAAACAATACAAACGAAGTTACCGGCGACATCGCCGAGAGTACCGATAACCTCACCGCTATCAGAGCCGAGGCGGACGAGATACTTCGCTCCACAAATATAATGCTGAATAACCTTCAGCAGAGATGGCCCTTTGATGACGGATCAAAGCCCGAAACCGATAAGAAGCTGAGGCTGCCGTGA
- a CDS encoding MlaE family ABC transporter permease has translation MENIIRSLGRFLINIATFFYDYTKFTTNVLKVALKLKIFNPAISLVFIRQIYFTGVQILPMYSIVSLVFGVILVGGLTQGMDILGAPDQVSRIMVIIVLKELAPLVTGILLALRSSTAVIAEISLMKVHRQIDTLESLRIDPYEYLYLPRIASGLVSMVILSTFFVCITVVGGYLILSITQELSFDYMITNIYDNLDFRDMVVFLIKVFVIGYVIMSVPIFTATQVKNAITEIPVALLRGMMRLFYALIMVELLGLLAGIYL, from the coding sequence ATGGAAAATATCATCAGAAGCTTGGGGCGTTTCTTAATAAACATCGCAACCTTCTTTTATGACTACACCAAATTTACAACCAATGTTCTAAAGGTGGCATTGAAGCTGAAAATATTCAATCCTGCCATCAGTTTGGTGTTCATTCGACAGATATACTTCACCGGAGTGCAGATCCTGCCGATGTATTCCATCGTCTCCCTAGTTTTTGGAGTAATCCTCGTAGGCGGACTTACGCAGGGGATGGACATACTCGGTGCACCTGATCAGGTGAGCCGTATCATGGTGATCATAGTTCTTAAGGAGCTTGCACCCCTTGTCACCGGCATACTTCTGGCTCTGCGTTCCTCAACGGCTGTCATAGCCGAAATATCATTAATGAAGGTTCACAGGCAGATAGACACCCTCGAATCGCTGCGGATAGACCCCTACGAGTACCTCTATCTCCCCAGAATTGCATCCGGTCTGGTGAGCATGGTGATCCTTTCGACCTTCTTTGTGTGCATCACGGTTGTGGGTGGCTACCTTATCCTGAGCATCACTCAGGAGCTGTCCTTCGACTACATGATAACAAACATTTACGACAACCTCGATTTCAGAGATATGGTGGTATTCCTCATTAAGGTTTTTGTCATCGGCTACGTTATAATGTCCGTGCCCATCTTTACAGCCACACAGGTTAAAAACGCCATAACCGAGATTCCGGTAGCTCTTCTTCGGGGCATGATGCGCCTTTTTTATGCACTTATTATGGTTGAGCTCCTCGGGCTCCTTGCGGGGATATATCTATGA